One genomic segment of Natrialbaceae archaeon AArc-T1-2 includes these proteins:
- the tsaA gene encoding tRNA (N6-threonylcarbamoyladenosine(37)-N6)-methyltransferase TrmO, with the protein MEISYTPIGHVRSPHDTPADVAHDEVAETAGEIVLEEAYERGLEGLEEFSHVVVLAHLDEIDESRLTARPPHVDDLEVGVFATRSPHRPTPIAQTVVEVCAVDDTTLQVRGLDLVDGTPVLDLKPHVRSVEGDLEVGWLEDR; encoded by the coding sequence ATGGAGATCAGCTACACGCCGATCGGCCACGTCCGCTCGCCACACGACACTCCTGCCGACGTCGCCCACGACGAGGTCGCCGAGACGGCGGGTGAAATCGTCCTCGAGGAGGCGTACGAGCGTGGTCTCGAGGGGCTCGAGGAGTTCTCTCACGTCGTCGTCCTCGCACACTTAGACGAGATCGACGAGAGTCGGCTCACCGCCCGACCGCCACACGTCGACGACCTCGAGGTCGGCGTGTTCGCGACCCGGAGTCCACACCGGCCGACCCCGATCGCCCAGACCGTCGTCGAGGTGTGTGCGGTCGACGACACGACACTGCAGGTCCGTGGGCTCGACCTCGTCGACGGCACGCCCGTACTCGATCTGAAACCACACGTCAGGTCAGTCGAGGGCGACCTCGAGGTCGGCTGGCTCGAGGACCGATAG
- the citE gene encoding L-malyl-CoA/beta-methylmalyl-CoA lyase: MGNVRLCRTFQTAPAAVPKDDSAKYLRSGLEAEGFQAPDWLVPDMEDGTAPDMKDEGLENTIELIPEYDFPGSIWPRVEWSYEDASFRDRGREQIDRLVAEIGDEIDGVVVPKVGRLSDVERAADAVAEAEAEHGYADGSIGLSVIIETARAKSDLRKIAAFGADSRLTALVFGPVDYTAELGGRDLGDGRPRWDGLLEELSNEASAGDLLSIGGPFDDLFKERAGLTYYNAEDYADQVEREAELGLDGSWSLYPKQTIQANTIHMPTPEELERDVSKIERFNEAKREGTGAVTLDGQMVDEATFKNFRNTVEQVRTIHETRPEQTDERYDEELLERALDLELSYN, from the coding sequence ATGGGAAACGTTAGACTCTGTCGCACGTTCCAGACCGCACCGGCCGCCGTTCCGAAAGACGACTCCGCGAAGTACCTGCGATCCGGTCTCGAGGCCGAGGGCTTTCAGGCGCCCGACTGGCTCGTGCCCGACATGGAAGACGGCACCGCACCGGATATGAAAGACGAAGGGCTCGAGAACACGATCGAGCTCATCCCCGAGTACGACTTCCCCGGCTCGATCTGGCCCCGCGTCGAGTGGAGCTACGAGGACGCCTCGTTCCGCGACCGTGGCCGCGAGCAGATCGACCGACTGGTCGCCGAGATCGGCGACGAGATCGACGGCGTCGTCGTCCCCAAGGTCGGTCGCCTGTCGGACGTCGAACGCGCCGCCGACGCCGTCGCCGAAGCCGAAGCGGAACACGGCTACGCCGACGGCTCGATCGGACTCTCGGTCATCATCGAGACTGCCCGCGCGAAATCCGACCTCCGGAAGATCGCCGCGTTCGGAGCCGATTCCCGGCTCACCGCGCTCGTCTTCGGCCCTGTTGACTATACCGCCGAACTCGGCGGTCGCGACCTCGGTGACGGCCGGCCACGCTGGGACGGACTGCTCGAGGAGCTGTCGAACGAAGCGAGCGCCGGCGACCTGCTCTCGATCGGCGGTCCGTTCGACGACCTGTTCAAAGAACGCGCCGGCCTGACCTACTACAACGCCGAAGACTACGCCGACCAGGTCGAACGCGAAGCCGAACTCGGACTGGACGGCTCCTGGTCGCTGTACCCCAAACAGACGATCCAGGCGAACACGATCCACATGCCCACGCCCGAGGAACTCGAGCGTGACGTCAGCAAGATCGAGCGGTTCAACGAGGCCAAACGCGAGGGCACCGGCGCGGTCACGCTCGACGGCCAGATGGTCGACGAGGCGACGTTCAAGAACTTCCGGAACACGGTCGAGCAGGTCCGGACGATCCACGAGACCCGGCCCGAACAGACCGACGAGCGCTACGACGAGGAGCTGCTCGAGCGCGCGCTCGATCTCGAGCTCTCGTACAACTAA
- the mct gene encoding succinyl-CoA:mesaconate CoA-transferase — protein sequence MGALSNLRVLDLTQVLAGPYCTMLLADMGADVVKIERPGGDLIRSNPPFVDDPDEEAYGGYFQSVNRGKRSIELDLGDEEDREDFLSLVEEADVVVENYRAGTMEKFDLGYETLSEHNPEIIYSSIRGFGDPRTGETNRQGQPSFDLIAQALGGVMEITGQAEGPPTKVGPGIGDLFTATLNCIGILAAVNHREQTGEGQHVDTAMYDSMISMAERAIYQQSYTGNPPTRRGNSHPTLFPYNAFEAADGYVVIAAFGTNHWQELCDAMGREDLAEDYPDPASRLKNRDFLREEVAEWTRERSSEEICDTLEGRIPVAPVQNTEDIFEDPHIHARDMLVPVEQPGADTEVEIAGSAIKMSETNPEPRGRAPLLGEHQEEILGEEIDAETAADD from the coding sequence ATGGGAGCGCTCTCGAACTTACGCGTCCTGGATCTGACGCAGGTGCTCGCCGGACCGTACTGTACGATGTTGCTCGCGGACATGGGCGCAGACGTCGTAAAGATCGAGCGTCCGGGCGGAGACCTCATCCGGTCGAACCCGCCGTTCGTCGACGATCCGGACGAAGAGGCCTACGGCGGTTACTTCCAGAGTGTCAACCGCGGCAAACGGAGCATCGAACTCGACCTCGGCGACGAGGAGGACCGCGAGGACTTCCTCTCGCTCGTCGAGGAGGCCGACGTCGTCGTCGAGAACTACCGTGCGGGCACGATGGAGAAGTTCGATCTCGGCTACGAGACCCTCTCCGAGCACAACCCCGAAATCATCTACTCATCGATCCGCGGCTTCGGCGACCCCCGGACCGGCGAGACCAACCGGCAGGGCCAGCCCTCCTTCGATCTCATCGCCCAGGCGCTCGGTGGCGTCATGGAGATCACGGGCCAGGCCGAGGGCCCGCCGACGAAAGTCGGTCCCGGCATCGGCGACCTCTTCACGGCGACGCTGAACTGTATCGGCATCCTCGCGGCGGTCAACCACCGCGAACAGACCGGCGAGGGCCAACACGTCGACACCGCGATGTACGACTCGATGATCAGCATGGCCGAACGGGCGATCTACCAGCAGTCCTACACCGGCAACCCTCCGACTCGGCGGGGTAACTCCCACCCGACGCTTTTCCCCTACAACGCCTTCGAGGCCGCAGACGGCTACGTCGTCATCGCCGCCTTCGGCACGAACCACTGGCAGGAACTCTGTGACGCGATGGGGCGGGAGGACTTAGCGGAGGACTACCCCGACCCTGCAAGCCGGCTGAAAAATCGTGACTTCCTGCGAGAAGAAGTCGCCGAGTGGACCCGCGAACGCTCGAGCGAAGAGATCTGTGACACCCTCGAGGGACGCATTCCGGTCGCCCCCGTCCAGAACACGGAGGACATCTTCGAGGACCCCCACATCCACGCGCGGGACATGCTCGTTCCGGTCGAACAGCCCGGCGCGGACACCGAGGTCGAGATCGCCGGCAGCGCGATCAAGATGTCCGAGACGAACCCCGAGCCCCGAGGTCGTGCGCCGCTGCTCGGCGAACACCAGGAGGAGATCCTCGGCGAGGAGATCGACGCCGAGACGGCGGCTGACGACTGA
- the mch gene encoding 2-methylfumaryl-CoA hydratase yields MTDWTDPDTFTQALEQVETKEKGNCFEDFEEGQVIEHDPGLTLTSHGNEAWMSQTLNHDPAYWRQDAAEARDFDEPPVHPDYLTAATLGITVEDLSEKGGYFLGRTDVRFPGTPVYTGTELTVESEVVTKKSSSSRPNYGIVSWRTRGKDAETDEVLCSYERTNMIPRRQPLETDGGTAESAEAEDDEPDLPGEFLTPEGGYFEDFVDALEQAEGRDAAVAYRHERGRSQDAVTVAYLPLATLNTAKQHHNVDVMEDSPSGDIVTYGDVTRSTALGHARSDERTYREVGFDDESFHTFVTHGDTVYAFTRVLSAEDDGDVAGTVRFEHIAFNQDDEPVYSGTRTAKIRKREN; encoded by the coding sequence ATGACTGACTGGACAGACCCCGACACGTTTACACAGGCGTTAGAACAGGTCGAGACGAAAGAGAAAGGCAACTGCTTCGAGGACTTCGAAGAGGGGCAGGTGATCGAACACGATCCCGGCCTCACACTCACCAGCCACGGCAACGAGGCGTGGATGAGCCAGACGCTCAATCACGACCCGGCCTACTGGCGTCAGGACGCCGCCGAGGCGCGGGACTTCGACGAACCCCCGGTCCACCCCGACTACCTCACCGCCGCGACGCTTGGCATCACCGTCGAGGACCTGAGTGAGAAAGGCGGCTACTTCCTCGGGCGAACCGACGTCCGGTTCCCCGGGACGCCGGTCTACACCGGTACCGAACTCACCGTCGAGAGCGAGGTCGTGACGAAGAAGTCCTCGAGTTCCCGGCCGAACTACGGCATCGTCTCCTGGCGTACCCGCGGGAAAGACGCCGAGACGGACGAGGTGCTCTGTTCCTACGAGCGAACGAACATGATCCCGCGGCGTCAGCCCCTCGAGACCGACGGGGGGACTGCGGAAAGCGCCGAGGCGGAAGACGACGAACCCGACCTCCCCGGGGAGTTCCTCACTCCCGAGGGCGGCTACTTCGAGGACTTCGTCGACGCCCTCGAGCAAGCGGAGGGCCGAGACGCCGCGGTGGCCTACCGCCACGAGCGCGGCCGGAGCCAGGACGCCGTCACCGTCGCCTACCTGCCACTGGCGACGCTTAACACGGCAAAACAGCACCACAACGTCGACGTGATGGAAGACTCGCCCTCGGGCGATATCGTCACCTACGGCGACGTGACCCGCTCGACGGCGCTTGGACACGCCCGTTCGGACGAACGGACCTACCGCGAGGTCGGCTTCGACGACGAATCGTTCCACACCTTCGTCACCCACGGCGACACCGTCTACGCCTTTACTCGCGTCCTCTCCGCCGAGGACGACGGCGACGTCGCCGGCACCGTCCGGTTCGAACACATCGCGTTCAACCAGGACGACGAACCCGTCTACTCGGGAACCCGGACGGCGAAGATTCGTAAGCGAGAGAACTGA
- a CDS encoding methylaspartate mutase subunit E, protein MIRDERIPSDELRRIDEEIRSNWPSGSAVDFEEAIEYHESLPAEKQFADVLESADKPLLQPRAGVPRLDDQIELLEYLHTEGRADLLPTTIDSYTRDNEYEKAQTGLEKAQETGEDTLNGFPAVNHGVEGCRNLIEAIDAPIEVRHGTPDARLLAAVTFAGGFQSFEGGPISYNIPYTKEHGLEETMKHWQFVDRLAGAYTERGVRINREPFGPLTGTLVPPSIAIAIGIVECQLAVTQGVRSVTPGYGQVGNVVQDVAALRALRKLATEYLPDEVEVTTVFHEWMGGFPPDEARANGVISLGGMTAAIAQPDKVITKSPQEFQGVPTKEANASGLRTTRQVIDMAIEQDIDIDGIDEEQELIERETRCLMDTILAHGDGDVAQGTIKAFESGALDVPFAPSDSAKGAVLPARDDDGRVRIFEWADLEMDEDIKEIHRARLSQRAETEGRDESFRMVADDVDAISDGKLIGRPHSGTGGVSNAD, encoded by the coding sequence ATGATACGAGACGAGCGCATTCCTTCCGACGAGCTACGGCGTATCGACGAGGAAATTCGATCCAACTGGCCTAGCGGTTCGGCAGTCGACTTCGAGGAGGCCATCGAGTACCACGAGTCGCTGCCGGCCGAAAAGCAGTTCGCGGACGTCCTCGAGTCGGCCGACAAACCCCTCCTCCAGCCGCGGGCGGGGGTGCCCCGACTCGACGACCAGATCGAGCTGCTCGAGTACCTCCACACGGAGGGGCGAGCGGATCTGCTTCCGACGACGATCGATTCGTACACCCGCGACAACGAGTACGAGAAAGCCCAGACGGGCTTGGAGAAGGCCCAGGAGACGGGCGAAGACACCCTAAACGGCTTCCCGGCCGTTAACCACGGCGTCGAGGGCTGTCGGAACCTGATCGAGGCGATCGACGCCCCGATCGAGGTCCGTCACGGAACGCCGGACGCTCGCCTGCTCGCGGCGGTCACGTTTGCAGGCGGCTTCCAGAGTTTCGAGGGTGGACCGATCTCGTACAACATTCCCTACACGAAAGAACACGGACTCGAGGAGACGATGAAACACTGGCAGTTCGTCGACCGGCTGGCCGGCGCGTACACCGAACGCGGCGTCCGGATCAACCGCGAGCCGTTCGGTCCCCTGACCGGCACGCTGGTGCCACCCTCGATCGCCATCGCGATCGGGATCGTCGAGTGCCAGCTCGCGGTCACCCAGGGCGTCCGCTCGGTGACGCCGGGCTACGGCCAGGTCGGTAACGTCGTCCAGGACGTCGCCGCCCTGCGTGCCTTACGGAAACTCGCAACCGAGTACCTGCCCGACGAGGTCGAGGTCACGACCGTCTTCCACGAGTGGATGGGCGGGTTCCCGCCGGACGAGGCCCGGGCCAACGGCGTCATCAGCCTCGGCGGGATGACGGCAGCGATTGCCCAGCCGGACAAAGTCATCACCAAGTCGCCCCAGGAGTTCCAGGGTGTGCCGACCAAGGAGGCAAACGCCTCCGGGCTGCGCACCACGCGCCAGGTCATCGACATGGCGATCGAGCAGGACATCGACATCGACGGCATCGACGAGGAACAGGAGCTGATCGAACGCGAGACCCGCTGTCTAATGGATACGATCTTGGCACACGGCGACGGCGACGTTGCACAGGGGACGATCAAGGCCTTCGAATCCGGTGCGCTCGACGTGCCCTTCGCGCCGAGTGACAGCGCCAAGGGTGCGGTGCTCCCGGCCCGGGACGACGACGGTCGAGTCCGGATCTTCGAGTGGGCCGACCTCGAGATGGACGAGGACATAAAAGAGATCCACCGCGCCCGGCTCTCCCAGCGAGCCGAAACCGAGGGACGGGACGAATCGTTCCGGATGGTCGCCGACGACGTCGACGCGATCAGCGACGGGAAGCTGATCGGCCGTCCACACAGCGGTACCGGAGGTGTTAGCAATGCGGATTGA
- a CDS encoding class I SAM-dependent methyltransferase yields the protein MGFHTFPIDRADDLEDPSRYRYCSREELLAMLDPGPDATVADLGSGTGFYADDVAPFVDCLYAVDVQEEMHDCYREKGVPDAVEFVTSDVASLPFDDDALDGAYSVMTHHEYASDGTFAELARVLRPGGRLVTVDWSADGPGTDGPSLEERFGLAAATDQLETAGFEIERARNRPETFAIVARR from the coding sequence ATGGGATTTCACACGTTCCCGATCGACCGGGCCGACGACCTCGAGGATCCGTCCCGGTATCGGTACTGCTCGCGCGAGGAACTCCTCGCGATGCTCGACCCCGGCCCGGACGCGACCGTCGCGGATCTCGGCTCGGGCACCGGTTTCTACGCCGACGACGTGGCCCCGTTCGTCGACTGTCTCTACGCCGTCGACGTCCAGGAAGAGATGCACGACTGCTACCGGGAGAAAGGCGTCCCTGACGCCGTCGAGTTCGTGACCAGCGACGTGGCTTCGCTGCCGTTCGACGACGACGCCCTCGACGGGGCCTACTCCGTGATGACCCATCACGAGTACGCGAGTGACGGGACGTTCGCCGAGCTCGCGCGCGTCCTACGTCCTGGGGGACGGCTGGTGACGGTCGACTGGTCGGCCGACGGCCCCGGAACGGACGGTCCGTCGCTCGAGGAACGGTTCGGCCTCGCGGCGGCGACCGACCAGCTCGAGACGGCGGGATTCGAGATCGAACGCGCCCGGAACAGGCCCGAGACGTTCGCGATCGTTGCACGCCGGTAA
- the hisE gene encoding phosphoribosyl-ATP diphosphatase produces the protein MDETLTELFAVIEDRKETLPEDSYTTSLFTHEKGENAVLEKLGEETTELILAAKDDDREELSHEAADIVYHLLVLLSMKGMDLEDLEAELETRR, from the coding sequence ATGGACGAGACGCTCACAGAGCTGTTTGCCGTGATCGAGGATCGCAAGGAAACGCTGCCCGAGGACTCGTATACGACGTCGTTGTTCACACACGAGAAAGGCGAGAACGCCGTCCTCGAGAAACTCGGCGAGGAGACGACCGAACTGATACTGGCGGCCAAAGACGACGACCGCGAGGAGCTGTCCCACGAGGCCGCCGACATCGTCTATCACCTGCTGGTGTTGCTCTCGATGAAGGGGATGGACCTCGAGGATCTCGAGGCGGAGCTCGAGACGCGTCGGTAG
- a CDS encoding GNAT family N-acetyltransferase, which translates to MEYREATRGDLEAIGRIARASWEADYPEILSRETAADEAVEEWYGRETIERELEAPGSVVLVAEDDDEVVGFAHAVVTGGEATILRLYVHPERRREGIGREVLGRTIREADNRAADRITAMVLSENDLGNAFYRSAGFEPVETGETTIGGESYEETTYELGSWDVEA; encoded by the coding sequence ATGGAGTACCGTGAGGCGACGCGTGGTGACCTCGAGGCGATCGGACGAATCGCCAGGGCGTCCTGGGAAGCCGACTATCCGGAGATTCTAAGCCGGGAGACGGCCGCCGACGAGGCCGTCGAGGAGTGGTACGGCCGGGAGACGATCGAACGCGAACTCGAGGCTCCGGGCTCGGTCGTACTCGTCGCCGAAGACGACGACGAGGTCGTCGGGTTTGCCCACGCCGTCGTCACCGGCGGCGAGGCGACGATCCTCCGGCTGTACGTCCATCCCGAGCGACGACGCGAGGGGATCGGACGGGAGGTACTCGGCCGAACGATCCGTGAGGCCGACAACCGTGCGGCCGACCGGATCACGGCGATGGTGCTCTCGGAAAACGACCTCGGCAACGCCTTCTACCGGAGCGCGGGCTTCGAGCCCGTCGAGACCGGCGAGACGACGATCGGCGGCGAGAGCTACGAGGAGACGACGTACGAACTCGGAAGCTGGGACGTCGAGGCGTAA
- a CDS encoding methylaspartate ammonia-lyase: MRIENVYATPGFSGFYFDDQRAIKRGAAKDGFSYVGEPVTDGFDSIRQAGEALIVDIELEDGSVVRGDCAAVQYSGAGGRDPLFQAEEYAPVVEEPVADELVGRDAEAFLENAELLEEMEVDGDRLHTAIRYGVSQALLAAAAEATGTTRTDVLADELGTDPSSEPIPVFGQSGDDRYVNAEKMFVKGVPVLPHGLINSEEKIGSEGETLLEYVEWLVSRSQELGPEGYEPRIHIDVYGMIGEIFGAPYDRPEVVAYFAALEEAAGDLPIQIEGPMDVGDREAQIEAMCELRDGLAEAGVGVDIVADEWCNTFEDVTAFVDAGAADVVQVKTPDLGGIQRSARAVQYCEGTDTRAYLGGTCNETETSARACAHVALATDAAQVLAKPGMGFDEGYMIVENEMRRTVSRRQRGRLEIEEEVTADD; the protein is encoded by the coding sequence ATGCGGATTGAGAACGTCTACGCCACGCCCGGCTTCTCGGGCTTTTACTTCGACGACCAGCGCGCGATCAAGCGGGGCGCAGCAAAGGACGGCTTTTCCTACGTGGGTGAGCCCGTCACCGACGGCTTCGACTCGATTCGGCAGGCGGGTGAGGCCCTGATCGTCGACATCGAACTCGAGGACGGCTCCGTGGTCCGTGGCGACTGTGCCGCGGTCCAGTATTCGGGAGCTGGCGGGCGCGACCCCCTCTTTCAGGCCGAGGAGTACGCCCCCGTCGTCGAGGAGCCGGTCGCCGACGAACTCGTCGGTCGTGACGCCGAGGCGTTCCTCGAGAACGCGGAGTTGCTCGAGGAGATGGAGGTCGATGGCGACCGCCTGCACACGGCGATCCGCTACGGTGTCTCCCAGGCCTTACTCGCCGCGGCCGCCGAGGCCACGGGGACGACCCGGACGGACGTCTTGGCCGACGAACTCGGCACCGACCCCTCGAGCGAGCCGATCCCGGTGTTCGGCCAGTCCGGTGACGACCGCTACGTCAACGCCGAGAAGATGTTCGTCAAGGGCGTCCCTGTCCTTCCCCACGGGCTGATCAACAGCGAAGAAAAGATCGGCTCCGAGGGAGAGACGTTGCTCGAGTACGTCGAGTGGCTCGTCTCCCGATCACAGGAACTCGGCCCCGAGGGCTACGAGCCTCGCATCCACATCGACGTCTACGGGATGATCGGCGAGATCTTCGGGGCTCCCTACGACCGCCCCGAGGTGGTCGCGTACTTCGCCGCTCTCGAGGAAGCAGCGGGAGATCTCCCGATCCAGATCGAGGGGCCGATGGACGTCGGCGACCGCGAAGCACAGATCGAAGCGATGTGTGAGCTTCGTGACGGTCTCGCGGAAGCCGGCGTCGGCGTCGACATCGTCGCCGACGAGTGGTGTAACACCTTCGAGGACGTGACGGCGTTCGTCGACGCGGGTGCCGCCGACGTGGTCCAGGTGAAGACGCCGGACCTCGGTGGCATCCAGCGCAGTGCCCGCGCAGTCCAGTACTGTGAGGGGACCGACACCCGCGCCTATCTCGGTGGTACCTGCAACGAAACAGAAACGTCCGCGCGCGCCTGTGCTCACGTCGCACTCGCGACAGACGCCGCACAGGTGCTCGCAAAGCCCGGCATGGGCTTCGACGAGGGCTACATGATTGTCGAAAACGAGATGCGTCGCACGGTCTCCCGCCGACAGCGCGGGCGACTCGAAATCGAAGAGGAGGTGACTGCAGATGACTGA
- a CDS encoding bifunctional nuclease family protein — translation MNASIDAVRVAGTPQGPVPVLVLTVEDEDDVVPIFIGFEEATSIARGLEAEDIGRPLTHDLLLDVMEELGGRIDRVVVSEIERRDGQGGTYIADLHVETPRGSAVIDARPSDSMALAARTNAPIEVTESVFENGRDDSDKFADLEDIREVAGEL, via the coding sequence ATGAACGCATCCATCGACGCGGTGCGGGTCGCCGGAACGCCGCAGGGACCGGTCCCCGTGCTCGTACTCACGGTCGAGGACGAAGACGACGTCGTGCCGATCTTCATCGGCTTCGAAGAAGCGACGAGCATCGCCCGCGGCCTCGAGGCCGAGGACATCGGCCGACCGCTGACCCACGACCTCCTGCTCGACGTGATGGAGGAACTGGGTGGGCGGATCGACCGCGTCGTCGTCAGCGAGATCGAACGACGAGACGGCCAGGGCGGGACCTACATCGCCGACCTCCACGTCGAGACACCACGCGGGTCGGCCGTGATCGACGCCCGCCCCAGCGACTCGATGGCGCTTGCTGCCCGGACGAACGCGCCGATCGAGGTCACGGAGTCGGTCTTCGAGAACGGCCGTGACGACAGTGACAAGTTCGCCGATCTCGAGGACATCCGTGAGGTCGCTGGTGAACTATAG
- a CDS encoding DUF5518 domain-containing protein gives MTNWRAVMIGFVVAVVIGIVGIALPGLGQLTAGLLGGFVAGYLAGGGLLSGFWHGLLAGALGGIVGGLIIAVAVGVAGLALGPVGGLLSGLAGVGIFGFAVLVAFIMALESGLAGAIGGLLNA, from the coding sequence ATGACGAACTGGCGAGCAGTAATGATCGGGTTCGTCGTGGCGGTCGTGATCGGAATCGTCGGCATCGCCTTGCCGGGGCTCGGACAGCTCACCGCGGGCCTCCTCGGCGGCTTCGTCGCCGGCTACCTCGCCGGTGGCGGCCTCCTGAGCGGCTTCTGGCACGGACTACTCGCCGGCGCGCTCGGCGGGATCGTCGGCGGGCTCATCATCGCAGTCGCCGTCGGGGTCGCCGGTCTCGCGCTCGGCCCCGTCGGCGGCCTGCTCTCCGGGCTTGCCGGCGTTGGAATCTTCGGATTCGCCGTCCTCGTCGCGTTCATCATGGCCCTCGAGAGCGGGCTGGCCGGCGCGATCGGCGGCCTGCTCAACGCCTAA
- the glmS gene encoding methylaspartate mutase subunit S, whose protein sequence is MFSHTMARTVVLGVIGSDAHVVGITILEQAFSAAGFDVVNLGVQTSQAEFAEAAVEHDAEAVLVSSLYGHAEQDCRGFHDVLEDAGVDAITYIGGNLAVGQDDFEQTRETFETFGFDRVFDSETDPEEAIAALERDLETTTTETDRATVTS, encoded by the coding sequence ATGTTCTCTCATACAATGGCCCGAACGGTCGTCCTCGGTGTGATCGGATCCGACGCACACGTCGTCGGCATCACGATCCTCGAGCAGGCGTTCAGTGCAGCTGGCTTCGACGTCGTCAACCTCGGCGTCCAGACCTCCCAGGCGGAGTTCGCCGAGGCAGCGGTAGAACACGACGCGGAGGCTGTACTGGTCTCCTCGCTGTACGGTCACGCCGAGCAGGACTGTCGGGGCTTCCACGACGTCCTCGAGGACGCCGGCGTGGACGCGATCACGTACATCGGTGGTAACCTCGCGGTCGGTCAGGACGACTTCGAGCAGACCCGCGAGACGTTCGAAACGTTCGGATTCGACCGGGTCTTCGACTCCGAGACCGACCCCGAAGAGGCGATCGCCGCCCTGGAACGAGATCTAGAGACCACGACGACAGAGACGGACCGTGCCACGGTCACCTCATAG
- a CDS encoding NOG1 family protein, protein MIFEDLPTTPTSEELIDKAFSRAARAGRAKGGLEAQQSMLQTAANIISDNLENVVTAWPDFEYEVDPFYYELADAIVDVDALRQSLSEVSWASRKAREIHEEYQPRLRKTDVETARKHRKQAFARLADVVEQVDDHLRQINEARNDLRDLPDIDPDEPTVVVAGYPNVGKSSFVNDVTRARGETASYPFTTKGVGVGHFEGADLSADSERTERSAMSDHLRYQIVDTPGLLDRPPEERNEIESQAVSALEHLADCVLVLLDPSGECGYPIDSQLELRDAIAAQFEAIPVITVANKVDRVDRLPREVETAADHEMSVETGENVDEVLEAAIEAIDYEPELPFEG, encoded by the coding sequence ATGATTTTCGAAGATCTTCCGACGACGCCCACGTCGGAAGAGCTGATCGACAAGGCGTTCTCCCGGGCTGCGCGGGCCGGCAGGGCCAAGGGCGGACTCGAGGCCCAGCAGTCGATGCTCCAGACGGCGGCGAACATCATCTCGGACAACTTAGAGAACGTCGTCACCGCCTGGCCCGACTTCGAGTACGAGGTCGACCCATTCTACTACGAGCTGGCGGACGCGATCGTCGACGTCGACGCGCTCCGACAGAGCCTCTCGGAGGTGAGCTGGGCGAGTCGCAAGGCCCGCGAGATCCACGAGGAGTACCAGCCACGACTCAGAAAGACCGACGTCGAGACGGCCCGGAAACACCGCAAGCAGGCCTTTGCCCGGCTTGCGGACGTCGTCGAGCAGGTCGACGACCACCTGCGACAGATCAACGAGGCGCGCAACGACCTGCGTGACCTGCCCGACATCGACCCCGACGAGCCGACGGTCGTCGTCGCCGGCTACCCGAACGTCGGAAAATCTTCGTTCGTCAACGACGTCACGCGCGCCCGCGGCGAGACGGCGTCGTATCCGTTCACCACGAAAGGCGTCGGGGTCGGTCACTTCGAGGGGGCGGACTTGTCCGCCGATTCAGAGCGGACCGAACGGTCCGCGATGAGCGATCATCTTCGCTACCAGATCGTCGACACACCCGGCCTACTCGACCGCCCGCCGGAAGAGCGAAACGAGATCGAGTCCCAGGCCGTAAGCGCGCTAGAGCATCTGGCCGATTGCGTGCTCGTGTTGCTCGATCCAAGCGGCGAGTGTGGCTACCCGATCGACTCCCAACTCGAGTTGCGCGATGCGATCGCGGCCCAGTTCGAGGCCATTCCGGTCATCACGGTCGCGAACAAGGTAGACCGAGTCGACCGCCTGCCACGCGAGGTCGAGACGGCGGCCGACCACGAGATGAGCGTCGAAACCGGCGAGAACGTCGACGAGGTGCTCGAGGCGGCCATCGAGGCGATCGACTACGAGCCCGAGCTTCCCTTCGAGGGCTGA